The Carassius auratus strain Wakin chromosome 40, ASM336829v1, whole genome shotgun sequence genome has a segment encoding these proteins:
- the LOC113058566 gene encoding arsenite methyltransferase-like: MSSAVHENVKNYYGSRLETSDDLQTNAACVMPSRPLLKSACEALKQVHPEVCKRYFGCGLVIPEKLEGCTVLDLGSGSGRDCYVLSKLVGERGRVIGLDMTDEMIVASQKYVQYHQEKFGYSKPNTEFVKGYMEKLSDAGMQNSSVDVVVSNCVICLCPDKRTVISEAYKVLKEGGELYYSDMYASKLVPDSFKEDPVLWGEGMAGALYWRDLISLMNDIGFSTPHLVAGSHIVVHNPEIQRKTGDVKYASGTYRIFKLPQNSIKTRALVTYKGTVPDCAECFEFDASHSFKTSVPVEVGAEMAAILQNTRFSNDFNITMLDTPDTDQSSSPQYCHFSPFHLADKLGSSVKQCSKTGH; the protein is encoded by the exons ATGTCTTCTGCTGTTCATGAAAACGTGAAG AATTATTATGGCTCACGGCTGGAGACTTCGGATGACTTGCAGACCAATGCTGCATGTGTCATGCCCTCCAGACCTCTGCTCAAGAGTGCATGTGAAGCCCTGAAACAAGTCCACCCAGAGGTTTGCAAGAG GTATTTCGGCTGTGGGCTGGTGATTCCAGAGAAGCTGGAAGGATGTACAGTTCTTGATCTGGGCAGTGGATCGGGCAGAGACTGCTACGTCCTCAGCAAACTGGTGGGGGAGAGAGGTCGAGTCATTGGGCTGGATATGACTGACGAGATG ATAGTTGCCTCGCAAAAATATGTCCAGTACCATCAGGAGAAATTTGGATACTCAAAACCAAACACCGAGTTTGTGAAAGGATACATGGAGAAGCTCAGTGATGCAGGGATGCAGAACAGCTCTGTGGATGTAGTTGT GTCAAATTGTGTGATATGTCTGTGCCCAGATAAGAGGACCGTGATAAGTGAAGCTTACAAAGTTCTGAAG GAGGGGGGAGAGTTGTACTATAGTGACATGTATGCAAGCAAACTAGTTCCAGACTCTTTCAAGGAGGATCCAGTTCTGTGGG GTGAGGGAATGGCTGGTGCCCTCTACTGGCGGGATCTCATCTCTCTGATGAATGACATTGGCTTCAGCACTCCACACCTGGTTGCAGGCAGTCACATTGTTGTTCACAACCCAGAAATTCAAAGAAAGACTG GTGATGTTAAATATGCATCTGGAACTTACCGGATCTTTAAACTGCCGCAGAACTCCATCAAGACCAGAGCGCTGGTCACATATAAAGGCACCGTGCCTGACTGTGCTGAATGTTTTGAGTTTGATGCCTCTCATTCCTTTAAG ACAAGTGTCCCAGTGGAGGTGGGTGCAGAGATGGCCGCCATCCTCCAGAACACCCGTTTCTCTAATGACTTCAATATTACAATGTTAGACACTCCAGATACAGACCAGAGCAGTTCTCCGCAG TATTGCCACTTTAGCCCGTTCCATCTGGCGGATAAACTGGGGTCCTCAGTCAAACAGTGCTCAAAGACAGGACACTAA